In Pseudonocardia sp. C8, one genomic interval encodes:
- a CDS encoding alpha/beta fold hydrolase: MTTPTPTDRTVTLPDGVNLQVSEYGSGEPLVLVCGTTQSHRLWAPMLPTLAASFRVITYDHRGVGDSTRGEGPISMASLADDLAALLGELGIDRAHVLGYSLGSTVAQELALNHPERVADLALVGTWGRTDVYQASVFTALGHPWRTGHRDVALAALGIAFSPELLNSEQFPAMLEQLGPLFPSTPEQMATAAEQWDADVAHDALDRIDRITVPTLVIAAESDLLTPPRQGRAVADRIPGARFEQLAGPGASHAAPLERPDDVAGLVTEFLTKNPLPA; encoded by the coding sequence ATGACGACCCCCACCCCCACCGACCGGACGGTCACGCTGCCGGACGGCGTGAACCTGCAGGTCAGCGAGTACGGCTCGGGCGAGCCGCTCGTACTGGTCTGCGGCACGACCCAGTCCCACCGGCTCTGGGCGCCGATGCTGCCGACACTGGCGGCGAGCTTCCGGGTGATCACCTACGACCACCGCGGTGTCGGCGATTCCACCCGCGGCGAGGGCCCGATCAGCATGGCCTCGCTCGCCGACGACCTGGCCGCGCTGCTGGGCGAGCTCGGGATCGACCGGGCGCATGTGCTGGGCTACTCGCTGGGCAGCACCGTCGCCCAGGAGCTGGCGCTGAACCACCCGGAGCGGGTCGCCGACCTCGCCCTGGTCGGCACCTGGGGCCGGACCGACGTGTACCAGGCCTCGGTGTTCACCGCGCTCGGACACCCGTGGCGGACCGGGCACCGGGACGTCGCCCTCGCCGCCCTCGGGATCGCCTTCTCCCCCGAGCTGCTCAACTCCGAGCAGTTCCCCGCCATGCTCGAGCAGCTCGGCCCGCTGTTCCCCAGCACACCGGAGCAGATGGCGACCGCGGCCGAGCAGTGGGACGCCGACGTCGCCCACGACGCCCTCGACCGGATCGACCGGATCACCGTGCCGACCCTGGTGATCGCCGCCGAGTCCGACCTGCTCACCCCGCCCCGGCAGGGCCGGGCGGTCGCCGACCGGATCCCCGGTGCCCGGTTCGAGCAGCTCGCCGGCCCGGGCGCGAGCCACGCGGCGCCCCTGGAGCGCCCCGACGACGTGGCCGGACTCGTCACCGAGTTCCTCACCAAGAACCCCCTGCCCGCCTGA